Proteins encoded in a region of the Planococcus shixiaomingii genome:
- a CDS encoding urease subunit beta: MEPGQYVLRDEDIICNAGREVSAVYVVNTGDRPVQVGSHFHFYEVNPALQFDREKAYGKRLDIPAGSAVRFEPGDEKEIQLIQFVGERRVYGFNNKVDGPLESRDES, translated from the coding sequence ATGGAACCTGGACAATATGTGCTAAGAGATGAAGACATAATTTGCAACGCAGGAAGAGAAGTAAGTGCGGTTTATGTCGTTAATACAGGCGACCGGCCCGTACAGGTTGGCTCGCATTTCCATTTTTACGAAGTGAATCCAGCTCTTCAATTCGACAGAGAAAAGGCTTACGGAAAGCGGTTGGATATTCCTGCAGGATCTGCGGTCCGTTTTGAGCCTGGCGACGAAAAAGAAATTCAGCTGATTCAGTTTGTCGGAGAACGCCGCGTGTACGGTTTCAATAACAAGGTGGATGGTCCACTGGAAAGCAGGGATGAATCATGA
- a CDS encoding ABC transporter substrate-binding protein, with product MNKKLRNILMVAALAGLAGCNLENSPSADSTQTKQLVYGMASEIEKINPVLDESQEIDNLLFRGLTKPDEENKVTPDLAKSWEISDDQLTYTFKLRQNATWQDGEPVTAQDVKFTFDQLLDPKTNTPIAGEFNEISSVKVIGIHEVEITLNRPFPPLLDKLKIGIIPEHLLRGEDLNTTEFNQNPVGNGPFKLKTWDSDHTITLERNDNYYGPAPKLDEVVFKAVPDANTRILQLKTGEIDLALIEPNQLASTKHSDPYSVHEIPTADYRAVLYNFELPLFQDNKVRQAMNYAVNRNELVEGILAGKGEAAYGPLQKSWAGTSNGAGYTYNPQKAKQLLAEAGWVKGSDGVLIKDGQRFEFELVSPIQDTVRVALANVVSEQLKPFGIIAKPKPVDANAIDYDGEDALIIGWGSEFDPDDHTYRLFHSSEIGDGQYNFGSYKNANVDEFLMKARTTANIEERKAYYHQFQEELTIDPPYNFLVYLQALYGVNENVTGISTRTLGHHGFGVLWNIEEWDKKIE from the coding sequence ATGAATAAAAAACTGAGAAATATTTTAATGGTGGCTGCTTTAGCCGGCCTTGCTGGTTGCAACCTAGAAAACAGCCCTTCAGCCGATTCAACCCAAACAAAACAGCTAGTTTACGGAATGGCTTCAGAGATTGAGAAAATCAACCCTGTTTTGGACGAGAGCCAGGAAATTGATAACTTGTTATTTAGGGGATTAACTAAACCGGATGAAGAAAACAAGGTTACCCCTGATTTAGCTAAAAGCTGGGAAATTTCAGATGATCAGCTGACTTATACCTTTAAGCTTCGGCAAAACGCAACATGGCAAGACGGTGAACCGGTTACTGCACAAGATGTGAAATTCACATTTGATCAACTCCTTGATCCGAAAACGAATACGCCGATTGCCGGAGAGTTTAATGAAATTTCTTCAGTTAAAGTAATAGGTATCCATGAAGTAGAAATAACTTTGAACCGCCCCTTCCCTCCTCTTTTGGATAAGCTGAAAATCGGAATTATTCCTGAACATTTGTTGCGCGGCGAAGATCTCAATACGACAGAATTCAATCAAAACCCTGTTGGCAATGGTCCTTTCAAATTAAAGACATGGGATAGCGACCATACCATTACATTAGAGCGAAATGATAATTATTACGGCCCTGCCCCCAAGCTTGACGAAGTTGTTTTTAAAGCAGTGCCGGATGCAAATACACGGATCCTTCAATTGAAAACCGGCGAAATAGATTTGGCTCTCATAGAGCCTAACCAACTGGCCAGTACCAAGCATAGTGATCCCTACTCAGTACATGAAATACCTACAGCCGACTACCGGGCAGTCTTGTATAATTTTGAACTTCCTTTGTTCCAGGATAACAAGGTTCGCCAAGCGATGAATTACGCGGTAAACCGGAATGAGTTAGTAGAAGGAATTCTGGCCGGCAAAGGAGAAGCAGCATACGGGCCTTTGCAAAAATCGTGGGCTGGAACTTCTAATGGCGCAGGATATACGTATAACCCACAAAAAGCAAAACAACTTTTAGCAGAAGCTGGGTGGGTTAAAGGCTCTGATGGTGTGCTGATAAAAGATGGACAGCGTTTTGAATTTGAACTTGTCTCTCCAATCCAAGACACTGTACGTGTTGCTCTTGCCAATGTCGTTTCTGAACAGCTTAAACCATTTGGCATAATTGCCAAACCCAAGCCAGTTGATGCCAATGCCATCGACTATGACGGCGAAGATGCGTTAATCATTGGCTGGGGCAGTGAATTTGATCCGGATGACCATACGTACCGCCTGTTCCACAGCAGCGAAATAGGCGACGGACAGTATAATTTCGGTTCTTACAAAAATGCCAATGTTGACGAATTTCTGATGAAAGCAAGAACGACGGCAAATATCGAAGAAAGAAAAGCATACTATCATCAATTTCAAGAAGAACTGACCATTGATCCGCCTTATAATTTTCTTGTTTACCTGCAAGCTTTATACGGAGTCAATGAAAACGTGACAGGAATCAGCACACGCACACTTGGCCATCATGGCTTCGGTGTCTTGTGGAATATCGAGGAATGGGATAAGAAGATCGAGTAA
- a CDS encoding urease subunit gamma, which yields MHLLPREIDKLMIVVAADLAKRRRDRGLKLNHPEAVALITYEVVEGARDGRTVAELMEFGATILSRDDVMEGIPEMIKDIQVEATFPDGTKLVTVHSPIR from the coding sequence ATGCATTTATTGCCTCGGGAGATTGATAAACTGATGATTGTCGTAGCAGCAGATCTTGCGAAAAGACGGAGAGACAGAGGATTGAAACTTAACCATCCGGAAGCAGTAGCTCTTATTACTTACGAGGTGGTAGAAGGAGCGAGGGACGGGCGAACAGTTGCGGAATTGATGGAATTTGGAGCCACCATCTTATCGCGGGACGACGTTATGGAAGGAATCCCTGAAATGATCAAAGATATTCAAGTGGAAGCCACTTTTCCTGACGGAACAAAACTAGTAACTGTCCATAGCCCAATTCGTTAA
- the nikE gene encoding nickel ABC transporter ATP-binding protein NikE: protein MSGFLLEVDRLTIAKEQEAIVSHISFSVSKGTTTAIIGESGSGKSLTARALIDLLPEGLSIGSGSVRFSGESVFSMDKKRRRLYLGKEIGIVFQDTWQTFDPIQTIGRHFLELFAAHSSLSKKAAKEQAVHLLRQMKMNEAEKVFRSYPHELSGGMRQRVQLALAIALNPSLLIADEPTTALDLQTQADMIQLIKDWQQQSGSSVLFISHDLGVVSQIADEVIVMSSGNIVECSPVEKLLTAPHSAQAKQLLSAYLRLSASGRTIKHSSKKLIMEVEHVTKQYMKKSWFKQAVIHAVKDVSLHIAQGEIVGLIGESGGGKSTLSRLMLRLETCTSGRVRWLGKQSFRRGIQWVHQDPLASFNPRWTIEKIVGEGLDYSKEEVSKKERVQELLQQVGLSSSDGKLFPHQLSGGMRQRAALARALMMEPELIMLDEPFASLDMSSQAKLISLIQSINEKENVAILFITHDIQVALAICQRIYVMEKGTIAEEADANEILLTTNPYTKRLLSYMPGFEDRRKLLNQKGKVEINE from the coding sequence ATGAGTGGATTTCTTCTTGAAGTCGACCGGCTGACGATTGCCAAAGAGCAAGAAGCAATCGTATCCCATATCTCTTTTTCTGTTTCAAAAGGGACCACAACAGCTATCATCGGTGAGAGCGGCTCCGGAAAAAGCCTGACTGCCCGCGCGCTCATCGATTTACTGCCAGAAGGACTGTCCATTGGATCCGGCTCTGTCCGATTTTCGGGAGAATCCGTGTTTTCAATGGACAAAAAGAGGAGAAGGCTTTACTTAGGAAAAGAAATCGGCATCGTCTTTCAAGACACGTGGCAAACATTTGACCCCATCCAAACAATCGGCCGCCATTTTTTAGAGTTATTTGCCGCTCATTCTTCGTTATCGAAAAAGGCTGCGAAAGAACAGGCAGTGCATTTGCTTCGCCAAATGAAAATGAACGAGGCCGAAAAAGTTTTCCGTTCCTATCCCCATGAGCTTTCAGGCGGCATGCGACAGCGGGTTCAACTGGCTCTAGCCATTGCGTTGAATCCTTCATTATTAATCGCAGACGAGCCGACAACTGCACTTGACTTGCAAACCCAGGCAGACATGATCCAATTGATCAAAGACTGGCAGCAACAGTCGGGAAGCTCAGTTTTATTCATCTCACACGACCTTGGTGTCGTATCCCAAATCGCTGATGAAGTAATTGTCATGAGCAGTGGAAATATAGTGGAATGTTCTCCTGTCGAAAAGCTATTAACCGCTCCTCATTCCGCCCAAGCGAAGCAGTTATTGTCAGCTTACTTACGGCTTTCCGCTTCCGGTAGAACGATCAAGCATTCCAGTAAGAAGCTCATCATGGAAGTTGAGCATGTGACGAAACAGTATATGAAGAAGAGTTGGTTTAAGCAAGCAGTTATTCACGCAGTGAAAGATGTATCGCTACATATAGCGCAAGGAGAAATCGTGGGGCTAATCGGTGAAAGCGGCGGCGGTAAAAGTACATTATCCAGGTTGATGCTTCGCTTGGAAACATGCACAAGCGGAAGGGTTCGATGGCTAGGAAAACAGTCTTTTCGGAGAGGCATCCAATGGGTGCACCAAGATCCTCTCGCTTCATTCAATCCACGTTGGACCATCGAAAAAATCGTGGGCGAAGGACTGGATTACAGTAAAGAAGAAGTTTCAAAAAAAGAACGGGTGCAGGAGCTCCTTCAACAAGTCGGCCTGTCTTCTTCCGACGGCAAGCTCTTTCCTCATCAATTGTCAGGCGGCATGAGACAGCGTGCTGCATTGGCTCGTGCATTAATGATGGAACCTGAGCTGATCATGCTGGATGAACCGTTTGCCAGTTTGGATATGAGCTCGCAGGCAAAATTGATTTCACTGATTCAGTCAATTAATGAAAAAGAAAATGTAGCCATTTTATTCATAACGCATGATATTCAAGTAGCACTGGCCATTTGCCAACGAATCTACGTAATGGAAAAAGGCACAATTGCAGAAGAAGCAGACGCTAATGAAATACTTTTAACTACTAATCCTTACACAAAGCGGCTCTTGTCCTACATGCCAGGATTCGAAGATCGCAGGAAGCTACTTAATCAAAAAGGAAAGGTGGAAATAAATGAATAA
- the ureG gene encoding urease accessory protein UreG, with translation MGPIKIGVGGPVGAGKTMLVEKITRNLEQEIDMAVVTNDIYTKEDAKFLMENGVLPEDRIIGVETGGCPHTAIREDASMNFAAIDELVKRHPEVELIFVESGGDNLAATFSPELVDFSIYIIDVAQGEKIPRKGGQGMIKSDLFVINKTDLAPYVGARLDVMASDTKVFRGEKPFVFTNLKTEEGLDQVIDWLKSHVLLKGLE, from the coding sequence ATGGGACCGATTAAAATTGGTGTCGGCGGGCCGGTAGGAGCAGGAAAAACCATGCTCGTCGAAAAAATCACCCGCAATTTAGAGCAAGAAATAGATATGGCCGTTGTTACAAATGATATATACACGAAGGAAGATGCAAAATTTCTAATGGAAAATGGCGTACTTCCAGAAGACCGCATCATTGGGGTTGAAACAGGAGGGTGTCCGCATACGGCAATCCGTGAAGATGCATCGATGAACTTCGCAGCAATCGACGAATTGGTGAAGCGCCATCCAGAAGTTGAACTTATTTTCGTTGAAAGCGGCGGGGACAACTTAGCCGCAACTTTCAGTCCTGAACTCGTCGATTTTTCAATTTACATCATTGATGTCGCACAAGGCGAAAAAATCCCAAGAAAAGGCGGACAAGGAATGATCAAGTCCGATTTGTTCGTTATCAATAAAACCGACCTTGCCCCTTATGTAGGTGCCCGTCTAGACGTTATGGCTTCAGATACAAAAGTGTTCCGCGGCGAAAAACCGTTCGTGTTTACAAATTTGAAAACCGAGGAAGGGCTTGATCAAGTTATTGACTGGTTGAAGTCTCACGTATTGTTAAAAGGGTTAGAATAA
- the ureC gene encoding urease subunit alpha has product MSFKMTRKQYAEMFGPTTGDAVRLADTDIFIQIEKDYTTYGEEMVFGGGKVIRDGMGQHPLATRDEGVADVIITNVIIFDYTGIVKADLAIRDGKIFGIGKSGNPLIMDNVDIVVGAATEVIAGEGLIVTAGTIDTHVHFVNPEQVQVALSAGTTTLIGGGMGPGTASKATTVTPGEWNIHRMLEAAEGLPINIGFTGKGHAAATAPLAEQIKAGAIGLKVHEDWGATGSSLDHALSVAEEYDVQVALHADTLNESGFMEQTMAAVKDRVLHMYHTEGAGGGHAPDLIKSAGYNNILPSSTNPTLPYTINTIDEHLDMVMVAHHLNPSVPEDIAFADSRIRRETIAAEDILQDMGVFSMVSSDSQAMGRVAEVVLRTWQVADKMKMQRGIMQGDAEYADNNRAKRYIAKYTINPAITHGISKHVGSIEVGKMADLVLWNPAFFGVKPEMVLKNGMAVVGLMGDANASIPTPQPYISRPMYAQFGKALTRNSATFISQAAFDDGVHDMLGLQKIILPVGGIRTLSKKDMKLNSETPDITVDPQTYEVKINGELLTCAPVDKVPMGQRYFLF; this is encoded by the coding sequence ATGAGTTTCAAAATGACCAGAAAGCAATACGCAGAAATGTTTGGTCCAACAACAGGGGATGCAGTCCGCCTTGCCGATACCGATATTTTTATACAGATCGAGAAAGACTATACGACCTATGGTGAAGAAATGGTGTTCGGCGGAGGAAAAGTCATCCGTGATGGAATGGGTCAGCACCCATTAGCCACACGCGACGAAGGGGTGGCAGACGTCATCATTACAAACGTTATTATTTTTGACTATACCGGAATTGTAAAAGCGGATCTTGCTATCCGTGATGGCAAGATATTCGGTATCGGAAAAAGCGGAAACCCGCTCATAATGGACAACGTGGACATCGTCGTTGGAGCAGCAACAGAAGTAATTGCAGGTGAAGGGCTGATTGTAACAGCTGGCACCATAGATACGCACGTGCATTTCGTGAATCCTGAACAAGTCCAAGTGGCGCTGTCAGCTGGAACGACCACATTGATCGGCGGAGGCATGGGCCCAGGAACAGCATCAAAAGCGACAACCGTTACACCTGGCGAATGGAATATCCACCGGATGCTGGAAGCTGCAGAAGGATTGCCGATAAATATCGGTTTTACAGGAAAAGGCCATGCAGCGGCTACCGCGCCTTTGGCAGAACAAATCAAAGCGGGTGCTATAGGATTAAAAGTGCATGAAGATTGGGGCGCAACGGGTTCTTCTCTTGATCATGCGCTGAGTGTTGCCGAGGAATACGACGTTCAAGTCGCTCTTCATGCCGATACTTTAAACGAGAGCGGCTTTATGGAGCAAACGATGGCAGCAGTGAAAGACCGCGTCCTTCATATGTATCATACAGAAGGAGCAGGCGGCGGTCATGCGCCGGACTTGATAAAATCAGCAGGCTACAACAATATATTACCGTCTTCGACCAACCCCACCCTCCCCTACACAATTAATACGATTGACGAACATTTAGATATGGTGATGGTAGCCCATCACTTGAACCCTTCAGTACCGGAAGATATAGCTTTTGCCGATTCTAGAATACGGCGCGAAACGATTGCTGCAGAAGACATTTTACAAGACATGGGCGTATTCAGTATGGTCAGCTCCGACTCTCAAGCCATGGGACGCGTGGCAGAAGTCGTATTACGCACGTGGCAAGTAGCCGACAAGATGAAAATGCAGCGCGGAATTATGCAAGGCGACGCCGAATATGCTGACAATAACCGAGCAAAACGCTATATTGCAAAATATACAATCAACCCGGCGATCACTCATGGCATTTCGAAGCATGTCGGCTCAATTGAAGTCGGTAAAATGGCGGATCTTGTTTTATGGAATCCTGCATTCTTCGGAGTGAAACCAGAAATGGTTCTGAAAAATGGCATGGCCGTTGTCGGTTTGATGGGAGATGCCAATGCATCTATTCCAACTCCCCAGCCTTATATTTCTCGGCCAATGTACGCTCAATTCGGCAAAGCGCTGACGAGAAATTCTGCTACGTTCATTTCTCAAGCGGCTTTTGATGATGGTGTCCATGACATGCTGGGACTTCAAAAAATTATCTTGCCTGTCGGCGGCATCCGCACTTTATCGAAAAAAGATATGAAACTGAATTCGGAAACGCCGGATATCACAGTGGATCCGCAAACGTACGAGGTAAAAATAAACGGAGAACTGCTGACATGTGCGCCTGTAGACAAGGTGCCGATGGGGCAGCGATATTTCTTATTCTGA
- a CDS encoding MBL fold metallo-hydrolase produces MFRPKVSKKIIKRIAKYFLVLIVVLGVVITLFINISPTFGGNPSKEQKDVYKTFENYKDGKFFYQASKNLDGKAAGSPSTLPNANSPSTETDPSVQIPVSEIDWNKINSKEDSLTWFGHSAVLLSLDNNKILIDPMLGPIASPVTFAGPKRYSKDLLSIIEKMPPIDAVFITHDHYDHLDYHSIKKLNGKVRHFFVPYGVSNHLIRWGIAKEKITELNWWDETEFQGLAIALTPSKHFSGRGVFNRRSTLWGGWVILGTQTRFYTSGDGGYDAHFKEIGDKYGPFDIALLEGGQYDKRWPESHMLPEESVQANIDVQGKHMMLMHWGAFTLARHGWAEPIERATKAAKERDVKLIAPKIGETVLLDGKLSLPVSTWWN; encoded by the coding sequence ATGTTTCGCCCAAAGGTGAGTAAAAAAATAATAAAGAGAATCGCAAAGTATTTTTTGGTGCTAATCGTTGTATTAGGGGTGGTCATAACATTGTTTATAAATATCTCTCCAACCTTCGGGGGCAACCCAAGTAAAGAACAAAAAGATGTATATAAAACGTTCGAAAATTACAAGGACGGAAAATTTTTCTATCAAGCTTCAAAAAATCTGGACGGGAAAGCCGCTGGCAGCCCGTCGACACTTCCCAATGCTAATTCGCCCAGTACAGAAACCGATCCTTCAGTTCAAATTCCCGTTTCTGAGATTGATTGGAACAAAATTAACAGCAAAGAAGATAGTCTGACCTGGTTTGGCCATTCTGCTGTTTTACTTAGTCTTGATAACAATAAGATCCTTATTGATCCCATGCTAGGGCCCATAGCTTCACCTGTTACCTTTGCAGGTCCAAAACGCTACAGCAAAGATTTGTTGAGCATCATTGAAAAAATGCCTCCAATTGATGCGGTCTTTATTACTCACGATCATTACGATCACTTAGACTATCACTCCATAAAAAAGCTGAATGGCAAAGTCAGGCATTTCTTCGTTCCTTATGGTGTAAGCAATCATTTAATTCGATGGGGAATTGCAAAAGAGAAAATTACAGAACTGAATTGGTGGGATGAAACGGAGTTTCAAGGATTAGCGATAGCTTTAACTCCTTCCAAACATTTCTCTGGAAGAGGAGTTTTTAATCGACGTTCCACCCTTTGGGGCGGGTGGGTCATTCTTGGAACTCAAACGCGATTCTATACCAGTGGAGATGGCGGTTATGACGCCCATTTCAAGGAAATTGGTGATAAATACGGACCTTTTGATATCGCTTTACTTGAAGGCGGCCAATACGATAAACGCTGGCCAGAGTCTCATATGCTTCCGGAAGAATCCGTACAAGCCAATATCGATGTACAAGGAAAGCATATGATGCTGATGCATTGGGGCGCGTTTACCCTTGCTAGGCATGGGTGGGCAGAACCGATTGAACGAGCAACAAAAGCGGCAAAGGAGAGGGATGTGAAACTTATTGCACCGAAAATTGGTGAAACAGTTCTTTTGGACGGAAAGTTGTCTTTGCCTGTTTCAACATGGTGGAATTGA
- a CDS encoding urease accessory protein UreD: MTQWTGELSLDLEDRKGKTVAKNVYFQGAFKVMRPIYHDDTGKVCYYLLNPGGGYLDGDRYRMNITADAGAKVTLTTQSATKVYKTPKGHAYQETEIVLKNGSYLEFLPDPLIAYENAHYRQRNTVRMETGAVFLYTDILTPGWSPSGKKFTYHTVQLINEIYVEGELVVFDHIKLSPEKQNILGLGFMEGYSHIGSMIVVGGQTDSELLNVLYESIRSQGADVKFGLSQLIIPGFSIRILANSTQVIERIIAACHRLIHERWYGTTPNSLRKY, translated from the coding sequence ATGACCCAATGGACAGGCGAGTTATCGCTGGATTTAGAAGATAGAAAAGGAAAAACCGTTGCTAAAAATGTATATTTTCAAGGTGCATTCAAAGTGATGCGGCCGATTTACCATGACGATACAGGAAAAGTTTGTTACTATTTGCTGAATCCTGGAGGAGGATATTTAGACGGGGATCGATACCGGATGAACATCACGGCCGACGCAGGTGCTAAAGTTACCTTAACCACACAATCTGCTACGAAAGTGTATAAAACGCCAAAGGGCCATGCTTATCAAGAAACAGAAATAGTCTTGAAAAATGGAAGTTATCTGGAATTTCTTCCCGATCCCCTTATTGCTTATGAAAATGCACATTACCGGCAAAGAAACACCGTTCGGATGGAAACAGGAGCTGTGTTTTTATATACCGATATTTTAACGCCCGGCTGGTCCCCCAGTGGAAAGAAATTCACCTACCATACAGTCCAGTTGATCAATGAAATTTACGTTGAGGGGGAACTTGTGGTATTTGACCATATTAAACTGTCCCCGGAAAAGCAGAACATTCTGGGATTGGGTTTTATGGAAGGATACAGCCATATTGGTTCGATGATTGTAGTCGGGGGGCAAACAGATAGCGAGTTGCTCAATGTATTATACGAGTCGATTCGATCTCAAGGAGCCGATGTGAAGTTCGGTTTATCACAATTGATTATTCCGGGCTTTAGCATTCGGATATTGGCCAACTCAACACAAGTAATCGAAAGAATTATCGCCGCGTGCCATCGATTAATCCATGAACGCTGGTACGGAACCACCCCAAACTCATTGAGAAAGTATTAG
- a CDS encoding tetratricopeptide repeat protein, giving the protein MDEVLEYAIKLRESGKQEASNKLLLELAGNYPENPQVNYQCAWSFDVLGKEEKAVPYYEKAICLGLTGKDLEGALLGLGSTYRTLGEYQKSERTFLKGIELFPANYAMKAFYSMTLYNLKEHQAAMEILISCLVQTSTDEDILVYKRALEFYSDKLDETWK; this is encoded by the coding sequence ATGGATGAGGTATTAGAGTACGCAATTAAACTAAGAGAAAGCGGTAAACAAGAAGCATCCAATAAGCTGCTGTTGGAGTTGGCTGGTAATTATCCGGAGAACCCACAGGTTAATTACCAGTGCGCATGGAGTTTTGACGTGTTAGGAAAAGAAGAAAAAGCTGTGCCATATTACGAAAAAGCTATCTGTCTCGGCTTAACGGGAAAAGATTTAGAGGGTGCATTATTGGGATTGGGCAGCACATACAGAACTTTAGGAGAGTACCAAAAGTCAGAACGTACTTTTTTGAAAGGGATCGAGCTTTTTCCAGCTAATTATGCAATGAAGGCTTTTTACTCGATGACTTTGTATAACTTGAAGGAACATCAAGCAGCGATGGAAATACTTATCAGCTGTTTAGTGCAGACTTCTACCGATGAAGACATATTAGTTTATAAAAGGGCTCTTGAATTTTACTCCGATAAGCTGGATGAAACATGGAAGTAG
- the ureE gene encoding urease accessory protein UreE produces the protein MIIEKVVANIEEMEEREVKKRHIEKVYLESAFLVKRIQRVKTDHGNELGIRLKEARELVAGDVLFMDDKNMIVVDVLSDDLIVISPRSIEEMGNIAHQLGNRHLPAQFEGTDMLVQYDYLVVELLQEMGIPFRREDRKVKKAFRHIGHSHE, from the coding sequence TTGATTATTGAAAAAGTGGTTGCGAACATAGAAGAAATGGAAGAACGGGAAGTCAAAAAACGACACATTGAAAAAGTATATTTGGAAAGTGCTTTTTTGGTCAAAAGGATTCAACGGGTTAAAACCGATCACGGCAACGAACTCGGGATCCGCTTGAAAGAAGCACGCGAGCTCGTTGCAGGGGATGTACTGTTTATGGATGATAAAAACATGATTGTGGTCGATGTATTATCCGATGATTTAATTGTCATCAGTCCCCGCAGCATAGAAGAAATGGGGAACATTGCTCATCAACTTGGAAACCGGCATTTGCCCGCTCAATTTGAAGGCACCGATATGCTTGTCCAATACGATTACTTAGTGGTGGAGTTACTGCAGGAAATGGGAATTCCGTTCAGGCGAGAAGACCGTAAAGTGAAAAAAGCATTTCGCCATATCGGCCACAGCCATGAATAA
- a CDS encoding ABC transporter permease codes for MEIKNNLFMYFTAASFVALLCAVLFAPLLAVHEPLAVQMNSVLQPPSSAHLLGTDELGRDVFSRLLYGGRVSMAVGAAAMLVSVAAGILYGAVSALAGGVIDRIMMRLIDALLSIPSLLLMIGLQLVFSSSLLAVILVISLTSWMPIARLIRTELIAMKNDVFIQASTVVGASRFHLLHRHMLPQCIPTIIVLAISGISHAVLAEATLSFLGIGIPPQEPSWGNMLMGAQSYLLGGAWWLAVFPAGCITYTILAINFLGERLQDRLTAPQFRKENKNEWISS; via the coding sequence ATGGAGATTAAAAATAATTTGTTCATGTACTTTACGGCTGCTTCTTTCGTTGCGTTGCTCTGCGCCGTTTTGTTTGCTCCGCTGCTCGCAGTCCATGAACCACTTGCGGTTCAGATGAACAGTGTGCTCCAGCCTCCAAGCTCCGCTCATTTACTTGGAACGGACGAGCTAGGCAGAGATGTATTCTCCCGCCTCTTATATGGCGGCCGGGTTTCCATGGCCGTTGGAGCAGCGGCCATGCTTGTATCCGTTGCAGCAGGAATTCTCTATGGCGCTGTCAGTGCCTTGGCAGGAGGCGTAATCGACCGGATAATGATGCGCCTTATCGATGCACTTTTAAGCATCCCTTCGCTCTTGTTGATGATTGGGCTGCAACTTGTGTTTTCTTCAAGTTTGCTGGCGGTGATTTTAGTGATCAGCTTGACAAGTTGGATGCCCATTGCCCGTTTGATCCGCACAGAGCTTATCGCCATGAAAAATGATGTTTTCATTCAAGCTTCGACAGTGGTGGGGGCTTCCCGGTTCCACTTGCTGCACCGGCATATGCTGCCGCAGTGTATTCCGACCATTATTGTGCTTGCCATCAGCGGAATTAGCCACGCTGTTCTTGCAGAGGCTACACTCAGCTTCTTGGGTATTGGCATCCCTCCGCAAGAACCTTCGTGGGGCAATATGCTGATGGGCGCTCAAAGCTACTTGCTTGGAGGTGCCTGGTGGCTAGCTGTGTTTCCTGCAGGATGCATCACGTATACCATTTTAGCTATCAATTTTTTGGGCGAAAGGCTGCAAGATCGCCTCACAGCCCCCCAGTTTAGAAAGGAGAATAAAAATGAGTGGATTTCTTCTTGA
- a CDS encoding urease accessory protein UreF, producing MNKNLLSLFQLCDSGLPTGAFSHSFGLESYIQANTIIDKKTFFDWLKVYVHDQLIYTDGLVCRLVFEALEQQKFEAIWKWDRMLMVQNMPRETREGTQMIGDRLLKIAQSLFDFPVLALYRERIENKQAFAHPSIVFTMIAHGLDVSKENAILYYLYSASSSLTQNAVRAIPLGQTAGIMVTHEFHPELQLATEKIMQLTEEDFGIVSPGLELSQMQHERVNIRIFMS from the coding sequence ATGAATAAAAATTTGCTTTCCTTGTTTCAGTTATGTGATTCCGGCTTGCCGACTGGAGCATTCAGCCATTCATTCGGATTGGAAAGTTATATACAAGCAAATACGATAATAGACAAAAAAACATTTTTTGATTGGCTTAAAGTCTATGTCCACGATCAATTAATCTATACAGATGGACTGGTCTGCCGCTTGGTATTTGAAGCACTTGAGCAACAAAAATTTGAAGCGATATGGAAGTGGGACCGGATGTTAATGGTTCAAAATATGCCGAGGGAAACCAGGGAAGGTACTCAAATGATCGGTGACCGCTTGTTGAAAATCGCCCAATCGCTCTTTGATTTCCCTGTGCTTGCCCTTTACAGGGAACGAATTGAAAATAAACAGGCGTTTGCCCATCCTTCAATTGTCTTTACGATGATTGCCCATGGTCTGGATGTTTCGAAGGAAAATGCCATTCTATATTATTTGTATTCAGCTTCGTCGAGCCTTACTCAAAATGCAGTCCGCGCAATTCCTTTGGGACAGACGGCAGGAATCATGGTCACACATGAATTTCATCCTGAACTGCAATTGGCAACGGAGAAGATTATGCAGTTAACGGAAGAAGATTTCGGGATAGTTTCACCTGGGCTAGAACTTTCCCAAATGCAGCATGAACGTGTAAATATCCGCATTTTCATGTCTTAA